Proteins encoded together in one Armatimonadota bacterium window:
- a CDS encoding amidohydrolase family protein, with product MTTHPVTDFHTHAFPDRVAAKAMEVLEGTYEASSHSDATLAGLRRSMAAAVIVHSVVVPVATSPAQVRSITDWAAANSGPDLTIFGSLHPAMDDPAAEVARMRELGLRGVKFHSEFQRFHPDEERMFPIYDALRAAGMIAFFHAGNEIKALPEVRATPGRIARALDAFPGMTVIAAHMGAYLQWDEVWEFLVGRDLYFDTSFCLHKLGTQRFVDIVRAHGAQRVLFGTDSPWADQATALTALRALPLSDDERRLILHDNAARLLKNGDWL from the coding sequence ATGACAACTCACCCCGTGACTGATTTCCATACTCACGCTTTCCCCGACCGCGTGGCCGCGAAGGCGATGGAGGTGCTCGAAGGCACCTATGAGGCGTCGAGCCACAGCGATGCCACGCTCGCGGGCCTGCGGCGCTCGATGGCGGCGGCGGTGATAGTTCACTCGGTGGTAGTGCCGGTGGCGACCTCGCCTGCGCAGGTGCGCTCCATCACCGACTGGGCGGCCGCCAACTCGGGGCCCGACCTCACCATCTTCGGCTCCCTGCACCCCGCCATGGATGACCCGGCCGCCGAGGTTGCCCGCATGCGCGAGCTGGGCCTGCGCGGTGTCAAGTTCCACTCGGAGTTCCAGCGATTCCACCCCGATGAAGAGCGCATGTTTCCGATCTACGACGCCCTGCGCGCGGCGGGGATGATCGCCTTCTTCCATGCCGGCAATGAGATCAAGGCGCTGCCCGAAGTGCGGGCCACCCCGGGTCGCATCGCCCGCGCGCTCGACGCGTTCCCCGGGATGACGGTGATTGCCGCTCACATGGGGGCCTACCTGCAATGGGACGAGGTATGGGAGTTCCTGGTCGGCCGCGACCTCTATTTCGACACCAGCTTCTGCCTGCACAAGCTGGGCACCCAGCGGTTCGTGGACATCGTCCGCGCCCACGGGGCGCAGCGCGTCCTCTTCGGCACCGACTCGCCGTGGGCGGATCAGGCGACGGCGCTCACCGCCCTCCGCGCCCTGCCGCTGAGCGACGACGAGCGGCGCCTGATTCTGCACGACAACGCCGCCAGGCTGCTGAAAAACGGGGACTGGCTATAG